The proteins below come from a single Caenibius sp. WL genomic window:
- a CDS encoding AraC family transcriptional regulator — translation MKHLSIPAPRQASIPVARELLGYVVAAGGDAEALVRRAGLSHPARALLDPRWTGQLSRLEFSALYAEAAWALDGYAARQEGREPLTKQEFDLFCQCLISCRTLRDVIARATAFQTMLIPRMGRLELAEKGDVAEFHMATFRTRRNVSAYVSDLTGLSTHHRLFGWLIGEDIRILSVGFRYPQLVSRACASVLMLHPVIHNAAENFLRFPAHYLELPVIRTPAELERLLERFPFDLEEIISKEALLSEKVRVVLHSALARGEPLPTGQAIARQFHLSPATLKRRLAEEGFTLGALKNACRVDLARALLGDGGLAIGDVAQRVGFSDSTTFSRAFRQWTGHAPGAWRMREEAPMQPLPLADAAPG, via the coding sequence GTGAAGCACCTGTCCATCCCTGCGCCGCGCCAGGCCTCCATCCCGGTGGCGCGTGAACTGCTGGGTTATGTCGTGGCGGCGGGCGGCGATGCGGAAGCGCTGGTGCGGCGCGCGGGCCTCTCGCATCCGGCGCGGGCCTTGCTCGATCCGCGCTGGACCGGGCAACTGTCGCGGCTGGAATTTTCCGCGCTCTATGCCGAAGCCGCCTGGGCGCTCGATGGCTATGCCGCGCGGCAGGAAGGGCGCGAGCCGCTGACCAAGCAGGAATTCGACCTGTTCTGCCAGTGCCTCATCAGCTGCCGCACCCTGCGCGACGTGATCGCCCGCGCCACCGCGTTCCAGACCATGCTGATCCCGCGCATGGGCCGGCTGGAACTGGCGGAAAAGGGGGATGTCGCCGAATTCCACATGGCCACGTTCCGCACCCGGCGCAATGTCAGCGCCTACGTTTCCGATCTCACCGGCCTTTCCACCCACCACCGGTTGTTCGGCTGGCTGATCGGGGAGGATATCCGCATCCTTTCCGTCGGCTTCCGCTATCCCCAACTCGTCAGCCGTGCATGCGCCTCCGTGCTGATGCTGCATCCGGTGATCCACAACGCGGCGGAGAATTTCCTGCGCTTTCCCGCGCATTATCTCGAACTGCCGGTGATCCGCACCCCGGCGGAGCTTGAACGGCTGCTCGAACGCTTCCCCTTCGATCTGGAGGAGATCATCTCGAAAGAGGCGCTGCTATCGGAAAAGGTCCGGGTGGTGCTCCATTCCGCGCTGGCCCGCGGGGAACCGTTGCCCACCGGGCAAGCCATCGCGCGCCAGTTCCATCTCAGCCCGGCCACGCTCAAGCGGCGGCTGGCGGAAGAAGGGTTCACGCTTGGCGCGCTCAAGAACGCTTGCCGGGTCGATCTGGCCCGGGCGCTGCTGGGCGATGGCGGGCTGGCCATCGGCGATGTGGCGCAGCGCGTGGGTTTCAGCGATTCGACCACGTTCAGCCGGGCGTTCCGGCAGTGGACGGGCCATGCCCCCGGGGCGTGGCGAATGCGGGAAGAGGCACCCATGCAGCCGCTGCCTCTGGCGGATGCCGCGCCCGGCTGA
- a CDS encoding alkene reductase: MSDIFSPVTLGDLQLANRIIMAPMTRDRAGPGDVPTPIMAEYYRQRAGAGLIVTEGTQPSRAGKGYWRTPGIHSEEQVEGWRAVADAVHGEGGKIVLQIMHVGRAAVQANKDADAETVAPSAIPCPDPIPGPTGVPEATAMPRALETDEIPGVIAEYVQAAENARRAGIDGVELHCASGYLPMQFLSSNSNQRTDRYGGSAENRVRFAVETLKAMADAIGPGRVGFRICPGIGLNGMADADPAETYAALLKAVDGLGLAYVHLIHIPNEGFDSLELVRANWSGPVIENNGLTLDKAKAVLAEGKADAVSFGYLFVGNPDLVDRFRDGAPLAKADRKGFYTGEGDDNRGYTDYPNYK, translated from the coding sequence ATGAGCGATATCTTTTCCCCCGTCACGCTGGGCGATCTCCAGCTTGCCAACCGCATCATCATGGCCCCGATGACGCGCGACCGCGCCGGGCCGGGCGACGTGCCCACGCCGATCATGGCGGAATATTACCGCCAGCGCGCCGGCGCGGGTCTGATCGTCACCGAAGGCACCCAACCTTCACGCGCGGGCAAAGGCTATTGGCGCACCCCCGGCATCCATAGCGAGGAGCAGGTCGAAGGCTGGCGCGCGGTGGCCGATGCCGTCCACGGCGAAGGCGGCAAGATCGTGCTGCAGATCATGCATGTCGGCCGCGCCGCCGTGCAGGCCAACAAGGATGCCGATGCTGAGACCGTGGCGCCTTCGGCCATCCCCTGCCCAGATCCGATTCCCGGCCCGACCGGCGTTCCCGAAGCCACCGCCATGCCGCGCGCGCTGGAAACCGATGAAATTCCCGGCGTGATCGCCGAATATGTGCAAGCCGCCGAAAACGCGCGCCGCGCCGGGATCGACGGGGTCGAACTGCATTGCGCCAGCGGTTACCTTCCGATGCAGTTCCTGTCCTCCAACAGCAACCAGCGCACCGACCGGTATGGCGGCTCGGCTGAAAACCGCGTTCGCTTCGCGGTCGAAACGCTGAAAGCCATGGCCGATGCCATCGGTCCGGGCCGGGTCGGCTTCCGCATCTGCCCCGGCATCGGACTCAACGGCATGGCCGATGCCGACCCGGCGGAAACCTATGCCGCGCTGCTCAAGGCGGTCGATGGGCTGGGCCTGGCCTATGTCCACCTGATCCATATCCCGAACGAAGGGTTCGATTCGCTCGAACTGGTCCGCGCCAACTGGTCCGGGCCGGTGATCGAGAACAACGGGCTCACGCTGGACAAAGCGAAGGCGGTGCTGGCCGAAGGCAAGGCCGATGCGGTGTCGTTCGGTTACCTGTTCGTCGGCAATCCCGATCTGGTCGACCGCTTCCGCGACGGCGCGCCGCTCGCAAAGGCGGATCGCAAGGGGTTCTACACCGGCGAAGGCGACGACAATCGCGGTTACACCGATTATCCGAATTACAAGTAA
- a CDS encoding PaaI family thioesterase, translating into MMADSDFQLSESQRAFLDTALTSGYSKWCNPVLEAVRRSHAVMRFRPRAEMLTPWGTLNGSVMNSLVELPSFVALVTELAEGELPVTSDIFIQHVRPMPGDADYVLEGRVLRRGRTMAWTDVVARVDGKEVSFARITKSIVAR; encoded by the coding sequence ATGATGGCCGACAGCGATTTCCAGCTTTCCGAAAGCCAGCGGGCCTTTCTCGATACCGCTCTGACCAGCGGATACAGCAAGTGGTGCAACCCGGTGCTGGAAGCGGTGCGGCGCAGCCATGCGGTGATGCGCTTCCGCCCGCGCGCGGAAATGCTCACCCCGTGGGGCACGCTCAACGGTTCGGTGATGAACAGCCTGGTGGAACTGCCCTCGTTCGTCGCGCTGGTGACGGAACTGGCCGAAGGCGAACTGCCGGTGACGAGCGACATCTTCATCCAGCATGTCCGGCCGATGCCGGGCGATGCGGACTATGTGCTGGAAGGGCGCGTGCTGCGCCGCGGGCGGACGATGGCGTGGACCGATGTCGTCGCACGGGTGGACGGCAAGGAGGTTTCCTTCGCCCGGATCACCAAAAGCATCGTGGCGCGCTAG
- a CDS encoding RidA family protein codes for MGAGHSKGAAIARCNPPGMAFPGMSQAVRCGDRIVVSGQVALKDGQVAGIGDAQEQARQCFANIEAALQAAGADLADIVLVRCYLTDKAAYGGYAAVKNALFAENPPASTAVIVAELLLPDLLMEVEAEAFAPRPGQETA; via the coding sequence ATGGGCGCAGGCCACAGCAAAGGCGCGGCAATCGCGCGGTGCAATCCGCCGGGTATGGCCTTTCCCGGCATGAGCCAGGCGGTGCGCTGTGGCGACAGGATCGTGGTTTCGGGGCAAGTCGCGCTGAAGGACGGGCAGGTCGCCGGCATTGGCGATGCGCAGGAACAGGCGCGGCAATGCTTCGCCAATATCGAGGCCGCATTGCAGGCCGCCGGGGCCGATCTGGCCGATATCGTCCTCGTGCGCTGCTATCTGACCGACAAGGCGGCCTATGGCGGTTATGCGGCGGTCAAGAACGCGCTGTTCGCCGAGAACCCGCCCGCTTCCACCGCCGTGATCGTGGCCGAATTGCTGCTGCCCGATCTGCTGATGGAAGTGGAAGCGGAAGCATTCGCCCCCCGGCCGGGGCAGGAGACGGCATGA
- a CDS encoding NADP-dependent malic enzyme, with protein MSGDGNKVSFSEREALFYHETIRPGKIEIVASKPMATQRDLSLAYSPGVAAPVEAIARDPALAAKYTARSNLVAVISNGTAILGLGNLGALASKPVMEGKAVLFKRFADVDSIDIELDSTDPQALIEAIAMMEPSFGGINLEDIKAPECFIIEQALRDRMNIPVMHDDQHGTAIIAAAGLINACYLTGRKFEDVKVVVNGAGASALACTALIKSMGVRHENVTVCDTKGVIYRGRENVDQFKSAHAIETDVRTLAEALKGADIFLGLSAKGAVTQEMVKTMAPRPIIFAMANPDPEITPPEAREVRPDAIVATGRSDYPNQVNNVLGFPFIFRGALDVQATAINEEMKIAAAEAIAALARERVPEEVAAAYGRNHQFGVEYIIPAPFDPRLIERVSSAVAKAAMDSGVAQSPIEDFDAYRQTLKERLNPTTSVLTQVFEELKRNPKRVVFAEAEEEIVLRAAIQFRDFGYGTPVLVGRTQAVLDKLAELGVDDPQSYEIENSAHSIHVPEMVDYLYKRLQRRGYRERDVRRTVNQDRNVFGALLVALGHADALITGLTRPFAQTMREVQLVLDHKPGQVPFGIHLMIGKDYTVFLADTTINERPTAEELAHIAKETAAVARRLGHEPRVAFLSFSTFGNPSGKWLEPIRDAVAILDAENPGFEYEGEMAPDAALNPRVMANYPFSRLSQRANVLIMPGLQSANVSAKLLRELGGNATIGPMLIGMEKPVQIVPMTSIAPDILQLAVLAAAGVVG; from the coding sequence TTGTCCGGTGACGGGAACAAAGTGAGTTTTTCTGAGCGCGAGGCGCTTTTCTACCACGAAACCATCCGCCCCGGTAAGATCGAGATCGTGGCGTCGAAGCCGATGGCCACCCAGCGCGATCTGAGCCTGGCCTATTCGCCGGGCGTCGCCGCACCGGTGGAAGCGATCGCCCGCGATCCGGCACTGGCCGCCAAGTACACCGCGCGCAGCAATCTCGTGGCGGTGATTTCCAACGGTACGGCTATTCTCGGCCTCGGCAATCTGGGCGCGCTGGCGTCGAAGCCGGTGATGGAAGGCAAGGCAGTCCTGTTCAAGCGTTTCGCCGATGTCGATTCCATCGATATCGAGCTGGATTCCACCGATCCGCAGGCGCTGATCGAAGCGATCGCGATGATGGAGCCGAGCTTCGGTGGCATCAACCTTGAAGATATCAAGGCGCCCGAATGCTTCATTATCGAGCAGGCCCTGCGTGATCGGATGAACATCCCCGTCATGCATGACGATCAACACGGCACCGCCATCATTGCCGCCGCCGGCCTGATCAACGCCTGCTACCTGACGGGCCGCAAGTTCGAGGATGTGAAAGTCGTGGTCAACGGCGCGGGCGCTTCGGCGCTCGCCTGCACCGCGCTGATCAAGTCGATGGGCGTGCGCCACGAGAACGTCACCGTCTGCGACACCAAGGGCGTGATCTATCGCGGGCGTGAGAATGTCGACCAGTTCAAATCGGCCCACGCGATCGAAACCGATGTCCGCACGCTGGCCGAAGCGCTGAAAGGCGCCGATATCTTCCTCGGCCTCTCCGCGAAAGGCGCGGTGACGCAGGAGATGGTCAAGACCATGGCCCCCAGGCCGATCATTTTCGCCATGGCCAATCCCGATCCGGAAATCACCCCGCCCGAAGCGCGGGAAGTGCGCCCCGATGCTATCGTCGCCACCGGCCGTTCGGACTATCCGAACCAGGTGAACAACGTGCTGGGTTTCCCGTTCATTTTCCGCGGTGCGCTGGATGTGCAGGCGACCGCGATCAACGAGGAAATGAAGATCGCCGCCGCCGAAGCGATTGCCGCGCTGGCGCGCGAACGCGTGCCGGAAGAAGTGGCCGCCGCTTATGGCCGGAACCACCAGTTTGGCGTGGAATACATCATTCCCGCGCCGTTCGATCCGCGTCTGATCGAACGGGTTTCTTCCGCCGTGGCCAAGGCGGCGATGGATTCGGGCGTGGCGCAGAGCCCAATCGAGGATTTCGACGCCTATCGCCAGACCCTCAAGGAACGGCTCAACCCGACGACGAGCGTGCTGACCCAGGTGTTCGAGGAACTGAAACGCAATCCGAAGCGGGTGGTCTTCGCCGAAGCGGAGGAGGAAATCGTCCTGCGCGCGGCGATCCAGTTCCGTGATTTCGGCTATGGCACGCCGGTGCTGGTCGGCCGCACGCAGGCCGTGCTCGACAAACTGGCCGAACTGGGCGTGGACGATCCGCAGAGCTACGAGATCGAGAATTCCGCCCATTCGATCCACGTGCCGGAAATGGTCGATTATCTCTACAAACGGCTACAGCGCCGGGGCTATCGCGAGCGTGACGTGCGTCGCACGGTCAATCAGGATCGCAACGTCTTCGGCGCTCTGCTGGTCGCGCTGGGCCATGCGGATGCGCTGATCACGGGGCTGACGCGCCCCTTCGCCCAGACCATGCGCGAAGTGCAGCTGGTGCTCGATCACAAGCCGGGCCAGGTGCCGTTCGGCATCCATCTGATGATCGGCAAGGACTACACCGTATTCCTCGCCGATACGACGATCAACGAACGCCCGACGGCAGAGGAACTGGCGCATATCGCCAAGGAAACCGCCGCTGTGGCCCGCCGGCTGGGCCACGAACCGCGTGTGGCCTTTCTCAGCTTCTCCACTTTCGGCAATCCTTCGGGCAAATGGCTGGAGCCGATCCGCGATGCGGTGGCGATTCTCGATGCCGAAAATCCGGGCTTCGAATACGAAGGCGAAATGGCCCCCGATGCCGCGCTCAACCCGCGCGTCATGGCGAACTATCCGTTCAGCCGCCTGTCGCAGCGGGCCAATGTGCTGATCATGCCGGGCCTGCAATCGGCCAACGTTTCGGCCAAGCTGCTGCGCGAACTGGGCGGCAACGCCACCATCGGCCCGATGCTGATCGGCATGGAAAAGCCGGTGCAGATCGTTCCGATGACCTCCATCGCGCCCGATATCCTGCAATTGGCCGTGCTGGCCGCTGCCGGGGTGGTGGGCTGA
- a CDS encoding SDR family oxidoreductase, with the protein MSKILEGRAALVTGGGQGVGQGIARALAAAGANVVIAQRSAEQGEEEAAYLRDTHGVDATFIQTDVTKREQVDALVNATIERFGKLEVLVNNAGSSVAKRLENHTDKDMDLYFKLNFYSAFWAMQAAFPTMKAQKFGRIINLGSLNGVNAHMFTVAYNSSKEAVRALTRTAAVEWGVHGITCNTICPSATSPLAEEYFAANPVMAENILKNVPVGRFGNAERDIGPVAVFLASEGSGYYTGNTLFVDGGGHINGVPWRPEVED; encoded by the coding sequence ATGAGCAAGATTCTCGAAGGGCGCGCGGCGCTCGTCACCGGCGGCGGACAAGGCGTTGGCCAGGGCATCGCCCGGGCTCTCGCGGCGGCTGGCGCCAATGTCGTGATCGCCCAGCGCAGCGCGGAACAGGGCGAGGAAGAAGCCGCCTACCTGCGCGATACGCACGGGGTGGATGCCACGTTCATCCAGACCGACGTGACCAAACGCGAACAGGTCGATGCACTGGTGAACGCCACCATCGAACGCTTCGGCAAGCTGGAAGTGTTGGTCAACAACGCGGGCAGCAGCGTCGCCAAGCGGCTGGAAAACCATACCGACAAGGATATGGACCTCTATTTCAAGCTGAACTTCTACTCCGCGTTCTGGGCGATGCAGGCCGCATTCCCGACGATGAAAGCGCAGAAGTTCGGCCGTATCATCAATCTCGGTTCGCTGAACGGCGTCAATGCGCACATGTTCACCGTGGCCTACAATTCCAGCAAGGAAGCGGTCCGCGCGCTGACCCGCACCGCCGCGGTCGAATGGGGCGTGCATGGCATCACCTGCAACACCATCTGTCCTTCGGCTACCAGCCCGCTGGCGGAGGAATACTTCGCGGCCAACCCGGTGATGGCGGAAAACATCCTCAAGAACGTGCCCGTGGGCCGCTTCGGCAATGCCGAGCGCGACATCGGCCCGGTGGCCGTGTTCCTCGCCAGCGAAGGCAGCGGATACTACACCGGCAACACGCTGTTCGTTGACGGCGGCGGCCATATCAACGGCGTGCCGTGGCGTCCCGAAGTGGAAGATTGA
- a CDS encoding SDR family oxidoreductase, whose amino-acid sequence MKRLEGLRAAVTGGAQGIGAAIARRLAEEGARVAVLDINAEGAATVLPAPHIALACDVTDSASVDRAFAEIQAAFGGLDVLVNNAGVGSAPGDGMDKYYAAQAEQAEGKQVFADQTIHCEDAGWLRVLDITLNGAFRCSRAAVRLMAEGGNGGSIVNIASTAAEKGNGPVPYCTAKAGILGMTRAMARELAPRGIRVNAVHPGATETPIYIGLPEEVKQAVADDSLLRRLAQPEEVAGAVAFLAGSDGSFATGSTLTVNGGASLT is encoded by the coding sequence ATGAAACGTCTCGAAGGATTGCGCGCAGCCGTCACCGGCGGCGCCCAGGGCATCGGCGCCGCCATCGCCCGCCGCCTGGCGGAAGAAGGCGCACGGGTGGCCGTGCTCGACATCAACGCGGAAGGGGCGGCCACCGTGCTGCCCGCGCCGCACATCGCCCTCGCCTGCGATGTCACCGACAGCGCCTCGGTCGACAGGGCCTTTGCCGAAATCCAGGCCGCGTTCGGCGGGCTGGATGTGCTGGTGAACAACGCCGGGGTCGGCTCCGCCCCGGGCGACGGGATGGACAAATACTATGCCGCGCAGGCCGAACAGGCCGAAGGCAAGCAGGTGTTCGCCGACCAGACGATCCATTGCGAGGATGCAGGCTGGCTGCGCGTGCTCGACATCACGCTGAACGGCGCATTCCGGTGCAGCCGCGCGGCGGTGCGCCTGATGGCGGAAGGCGGCAACGGCGGTTCGATCGTCAACATCGCATCCACCGCCGCCGAAAAGGGCAACGGGCCGGTGCCCTATTGCACCGCCAAGGCGGGCATTCTCGGCATGACCCGCGCCATGGCGCGCGAACTCGCTCCGCGCGGCATCCGCGTCAACGCGGTGCACCCGGGCGCGACCGAAACCCCGATCTACATCGGCCTGCCCGAAGAAGTGAAGCAGGCCGTCGCCGACGACAGCCTCCTGCGCCGCCTGGCGCAGCCGGAAGAAGTGGCGGGCGCGGTGGCTTTCCTCGCCGGTTCGGACGGCAGCTTCGCCACCGGCAGCACGCTTACGGTCAACGGCGGCGCATCGCTCACCTGA
- a CDS encoding SDR family NAD(P)-dependent oxidoreductase yields the protein MDLNGKVAIVTGGARGIAKGIATAFVKAGASVLIVDREEELGKETAAELGQYGKVAFMAMDLSQHDRLHLIVEKAVAEFGKLDTLVNAAQASAQKMFAQQTREEANVAFDTGFWPTYHLMQAAYPHLKETKGSIINFGSGSGLSGMVTQASYAAAKEAIRALSKVATNEWGKDGIRVNVICPYAMTPGVEAWSKAAPEQYAASLAQVPLKRIGDPEADIGAAAVFLASDAASYITGQTLMVDGGQTRAS from the coding sequence ATGGATCTGAATGGAAAAGTCGCCATCGTCACCGGCGGCGCGCGCGGGATCGCCAAGGGCATCGCCACGGCTTTCGTCAAGGCCGGGGCCAGTGTGCTGATCGTCGACCGCGAAGAGGAACTGGGCAAGGAAACCGCCGCCGAACTGGGCCAGTATGGCAAAGTCGCCTTCATGGCGATGGACCTGTCGCAGCATGACCGGCTCCACCTGATCGTGGAAAAAGCCGTGGCCGAATTCGGCAAGCTCGATACGCTGGTCAACGCGGCGCAGGCGTCAGCACAGAAAATGTTCGCCCAGCAGACCCGCGAGGAAGCGAATGTCGCTTTCGACACCGGGTTCTGGCCGACTTATCACCTGATGCAGGCAGCCTATCCGCATCTCAAGGAAACCAAAGGCTCGATCATCAATTTCGGTAGCGGTTCCGGCCTTTCAGGCATGGTCACGCAGGCCAGCTATGCCGCCGCCAAGGAAGCGATCCGCGCGCTGTCCAAAGTCGCCACCAACGAATGGGGCAAGGACGGTATCCGCGTGAACGTGATCTGCCCCTATGCGATGACCCCGGGCGTCGAAGCCTGGTCGAAGGCCGCGCCGGAGCAATATGCCGCCAGTCTGGCGCAGGTTCCGCTGAAGCGGATCGGCGATCCCGAAGCCGATATCGGCGCCGCCGCCGTGTTCCTGGCGAGCGATGCCGCCAGCTACATCACCGGGCAGACGCTGATGGTCGACGGCGGGCAGACCCGCGCCAGCTAA
- a CDS encoding nuclear transport factor 2 family protein, with protein sequence MSANEDLLRRIDRLESLDAIRQLAAKYSLALDMRDSDAWVNLFPEDVRVGGGKSGRKDLRDWFEETHSMQFDGTSHHIGGHIIDFDDPDHAQGIVYSKNEHETGPEWVIMQMMYFDKYERIDGRWYFRRRLPLYWYATDLNKPPIGDRKMRWPGAQPYHGSFHDLFPSWKEYWERDKAGTGNDSPVAEPAPLEKFIETMRRGHPLPKPRVRT encoded by the coding sequence ATGAGCGCGAACGAAGACCTGTTACGGCGGATCGACCGGCTGGAATCGCTGGACGCGATCCGGCAGCTTGCCGCGAAATACTCGCTCGCGCTCGACATGCGCGATTCCGATGCCTGGGTGAACCTGTTCCCCGAGGATGTTCGCGTGGGCGGCGGCAAGAGCGGGCGCAAGGACCTGCGCGACTGGTTCGAGGAAACCCACTCGATGCAGTTCGACGGCACTTCGCACCACATCGGCGGACATATCATCGATTTCGACGACCCCGACCATGCGCAGGGCATCGTCTATTCGAAGAACGAGCATGAAACCGGCCCCGAATGGGTCATCATGCAGATGATGTACTTCGACAAATACGAACGGATCGACGGCCGCTGGTACTTCCGCCGCCGCCTGCCGCTCTACTGGTACGCGACCGATCTCAACAAGCCGCCGATCGGCGACCGCAAGATGCGCTGGCCGGGCGCGCAGCCCTATCACGGCAGTTTCCACGACCTGTTTCCGAGCTGGAAGGAATACTGGGAACGCGACAAGGCGGGGACCGGCAACGACAGCCCGGTGGCGGAGCCCGCTCCGCTCGAAAAGTTCATCGAGACGATGCGCCGCGGCCATCCGTTGCCCAAGCCGCGCGTCCGCACCTGA